A window of Acidimicrobiia bacterium genomic DNA:
CGACGGACCCGCCGCCACAGGACCCTGACCCGTACGGCGGCCTCGCGAGCGGCGTCGCGCATGGTCGCCCCGACGACCAGGGTGACCCCAAAAGCGAGGAACGACAACAGCACCACGAGCGCCCCCCAGAATCCGATGAAGCGCCACAGGGGGAAGGCGATTAGTGAACCGACCGCCCCGCCGCGGGCGACCACTGCGTCGATCGGCCCGGACAGGGGCAGAGCGCCGGTCATCAGATGGAACATCCCGAGGGTGGTGACGAAGGCGACGATGAGGCCAGTGGCCTGGCGCTTGAAACGAGGACGCTCGGCCACCATGACGAGCATGCCGCCGAGGGTGATCAGCGACGGGCCGACGGCATGGGTCCATTGGCCGAACAGGAACCGGGTTCCCGATGCCGCGCTGGAGCCGAACGGCCCGGCGAGCCCGATGTGGGCGAGGATGAGCAGAAGCCCACTGATCCCGAGGATGATGCCCCAGAGATCGTCGGTGAGCCGACTGAACAGGGTGCGGACCCACCTCCACGTGGCCGCCAGGCGCGAGGGCCGTCGTGGGGTGCGTGCCGCAGTTTTCTTGTTGGTGGTCTGCCCGGTTGCCCGATTCCGCCCGGTGCCCCGGCGGGCAGGCTTCCGATTGGCCATGTCCTATCGAGCATAGAAGCTACACGCGTGTAGGTAAACGACCCTTCGGGCCTCCGGCTCGAAGAGCTACCCGCTACCAGCTACCAGCTACCGGCTGCCAACCAGAACCGTCTGGCTGTGAGCTGTTGGCTGTCAGCTGGTCGCCGGTAGCCGGTAGCCGGTAGCCGGATCTGACCGAAGGTCAGATCCCCAGCACCACCGGGATCACCACGGCGCGTCCCCCTGACTCCGCCTTGGTGATCCGATTGACGGTCGAAATCACCTTGCGTTGCACCTGCTCGAGGTCGACGGGATGCTCGATCGAAGCGACGCTGTCGCGAATGGATCGAGCGCAGCGTTCGAACACCTCGGTCGGATCGTCCATGAAGCCGTGGCTCTCCAGGTCGGGGCCGCGGACGATCTCACCGGAGCGAGGATCGACGATGAGGGTGACCACGATCACCCCGTCCTCCGAGAGGTGACGCCGGTCCCGGATGATGCCCTGGGACCCCGCCACTTCGAGGCCGTCCACATAGACGTAGCCGCTGGGGAATGCCCCGCGGTCCACGCGGGTACGGTCGCCGTCGAGCACGACCACGTCGCCGTCCTCGCACAGGGTGACGGTCGGGACACCCATGTCCTCGGCGAGGCTGGCATGCGCCCGAAGGTGGCGGTACTCACCATGCACCGGGACCAGCGCCTGCGGGCGGACCACGTTGATGAAGGTCTTCAACTCGTCGGCAGCGGCGTGTCCGGAGACATGGACCCGGGCGTTGTTGCCGTGGTAAACCCGGGCGCCCCGCTTGAGTAGCCCGTTGATCACCCGGGACACCTTGGTCTCGTTGCCCGGGATCGGCTTGGCCGAGATCAGGACGGTGTCGCCCTCCCCGATCGTCACCGAACGGTGCTCCCCGACCGCCATGAGCGACAGGGCAGCGAACGGCTCGCCCTGGCTGCCGGTGCAGATGATCGCCGTCTGCTCGGCGGGCTTGTTGAACAGCTCGTCGAGAGGCAGCACCGCACCCTTCGGGAGTCGGATGAGTCCCAGTTCCTCGGCCGTGGGAACGTTGCGCAGCATGGACCGACCCATGAACCCGACGAACCGTCCGGCATCGACGGCGGCGTCGACGATCTGCTGAACCCGGTGGATGTGCGAGGCGAAGCACGCCGCCACCAGCCGGCCCTTAGTCTCGATGACGATCTCGTACAACGGCTGGGCGAGCGTCGACTCCGACGGGACGAATCCGGGGACCTCGGCGTTGGTGCTGTCGGAGAGGAGCAGGCGCACCCCGCGGCGGCCCAACGCGGCGAACTCCGGCAGATCCGTGGGGATACCGTCGATCGGCGACGGGTCGAGTTTGAAGTCGCCGCTGTGGACGACGATGCCCTCGGGGGTGTCGAAGGCGATCCCCGCCCCTTGCGGGATCGAGTGCGACACCGCCACCAGCTCGAACTTGAACGGGCCATGCTCCACCCACTCCCCCGTCGGAACGGGCCGTAGGTCCGCTTCGATGCCGGCCTCCTCGATACGGGACCGGGCGAAGGCGATGGCGAGCGGCGTCCCGTAGACGGGGACGTTGACCTGCGGGAGCAGGTAGGACAGAGCCCCGACGTGGTCCTCATGCCCGTGGGTCAATATCACGCACTGGAGGTCGTCGGCCCGGGCGACCACCGACGAGAAGTCAGGGAGGACCAGGTCGACCCCCAGCATGTGCTCCTCCGGGAACATGAGGCCACAGTCGATGAGCGCCAGCTTGCCGTCGATCTCGATCGAGGCGCAGTTGCGCCCCACGTCTCCGAGGCCGCCCAGGAATCCGACCTTGACGGTCATCGAGTTGCTTCGGCGGCGGCGGCGAGCGCCTGCTCGACCGCCTTCACGGTCTCGGCGGCCGCCGGAACCAGCGGCAGGCGCGGCATGCCGACGGGCCGCCAGACGACATCGAGCGCACCCTTCACCGGCTGCGGGTTCGGCTCGAGGAAGATCGCCTCGAACAGCGGCGCCAGCGCGGCGTGCAGCCTACGAGCGTGTTCCCAATCCCCATCCACGGCGGCGCCCACCATGGCGGCGATCTGGGGACCCGCCAGGTGCGATGCCACCGAGACGACACCGACGGCACCGACCGCCATCATCGGCAGGGTCAGAATGTCGTCACCCGAGTAGACGGCGAATCCGGCCGGGCAGGCGCCGATGGTCTTCGTGGTGAAGGCGAGGTCGCCGACGGCGTCCTTGACCGCCGGGATGTTCCCGTGGGCTGCCAGGCGGACCAGGGTCGCCACCTCGATGAGGCGACCGGTGCGGGACGGGATGTTGTACAGCAGCACGGGCACGGTCGACGCATCGGCGATGGCGCTGAAGTGCGCCACCAGACCCTCCTGGGAGGGCCGCGAGTAGTACGGGGTCACCGCCATCACCGCAGCGGCACCGGCGTCGATGGCCCGCCCGGTGAGGTGGACCGACTCGGCGGTGTCGTAGGTCCCGGTGCCGGCCACCACCACCGCCTTGCCGCCGACGGCCTCGACCACCGTTCGGACCAGAGCGATCTTTTCGTCAGAGGTGAGCGTCGGGGACTCCCCGGTGGTGCCGGCGACGACGACCCCGTCGGAACCGTTGGCGACCAGGAACTCGGCCAGGTCCCACGACGTCGAGTGGTCGACCGACCCGTCGCTGCCGAACGGCGTGACCATGGCCGTGAGGATCCGACCGAGAGGGGGCTGCATCCCGTCAGGTTACCGCTAACAGCCAACCGTCAACCGTCAACCGTCAACCGTCAACAGCTAACAGACAGCCAACAGCCAGACCGTTCTGGCTGTGAGCTGTCAGCTGTTAGCTCCTCTGGCCATGAGCCATGAGCCATGAGCCACTGGGAAGGGAATGTCGACCGCTGCTGGCTCGTTACCCTGAGTACCGTGAGCAATGTCAAGGACATCGATCAAACCCAGTTCGGCCAGGCCGTGCTGCAGCGCAGTCATGAGGTCGCGGTGGTCGTGGACTTCTGGGCCGAGTGGTGCCAGCCGTGCAAGGCACTCGGACCGATTCTCGAGCGCGTCGCCGCCGATCACGCCGACCGCGTCGACCTGGTCAAGGTTGACATCGATGCCAACCCGGAGCTCGCCTCCCAGTTTGGGGTCCAGTCGATCCCGTTCGTTCTCGCTTTCAAGGACGGCCAGCCGGTGGCGAACTTCACCGGTGCCCTCCCGGAGTCGTCGGTCCGTTCCTGGGTCGATCAGCTACTCCCGACCGAGATGGACCTGCTCGCCGATCAGGCTCGCGACCTCGCATTCGACGGCGACGGGCCCGCTGCCGAGGCCCTGTACCGCGAGGTGCTGGATCAGGTGCCGGACCATCAGGAGGCGGCGACGTCGCTGGCTTCGATCCTCATCGCCCGCGGCGAGACCGACGAGGCACTGATCGTGCTGGGTCGGCTCCCCCGCACCGCCGAAGTGGAACGGCTCGAGGCGGCCGCCCGCGTCACCGCAGCCCAGGGGACCGACGTCGGTGACCTCGAGCGACGCCTCGCCGCCACGCCGGACGATCACGCGCTCCGCATCGAACTCGGCCAGGCACTCGCGGCGCGGGGCGAGTACGAACCCGCCCTCGACCACCTCCTCGCCGTCGTTCGCGACGCCCCCGATCACCGCGACGAGGCCCGACAGGGAATGATCGACGTGTTCGGCCTCCTCGGCCCCGAGCACCCGCTCACCAGCACCTATCGCCGGGCTCTGGCGAACGCGCTCTACTGAGGCGCGGTTCGCAATTCGCAATTCGCAATTCTTCTGGCGAATTGCGAATTGCGAACCGCGAATAGCGCTTAAAGCACTGCCTCCAGGCCCACGGTGACCGGCTCGGGCAGTCCGGCGACGCGGCGTACCGCAAGCAGCACGCCGGGCATGAACGACCGCCTGTCCGTGGTCTCGTGGCTGATGGTGAGGGTCTCGCCCACCCCACCGAAGATCACGTCCTGGCGGGCCACGATGCCCGGTAGCCGCACCGAGTGGATCTCGGGTGGATCGGCCCCCGCCGACCGCCCCATCCGCCCGGCGGTGGCGATCGCCGTCCCCGAGGGGGCATCCACCTTGTCCTGGTGATGCATCTCGACGATCTCGGCGTCGGGAAGATGGGCCGACGCTTCCTCGGCGAACCGCATCATCAGCACCGCCCCGATGGAGAAGTTGGGGACCACGAGGCAGTTCGGCGG
This region includes:
- the dapA gene encoding 4-hydroxy-tetrahydrodipicolinate synthase, whose translation is MQPPLGRILTAMVTPFGSDGSVDHSTSWDLAEFLVANGSDGVVVAGTTGESPTLTSDEKIALVRTVVEAVGGKAVVVAGTGTYDTAESVHLTGRAIDAGAAAVMAVTPYYSRPSQEGLVAHFSAIADASTVPVLLYNIPSRTGRLIEVATLVRLAAHGNIPAVKDAVGDLAFTTKTIGACPAGFAVYSGDDILTLPMMAVGAVGVVSVASHLAGPQIAAMVGAAVDGDWEHARRLHAALAPLFEAIFLEPNPQPVKGALDVVWRPVGMPRLPLVPAAAETVKAVEQALAAAAEATR
- a CDS encoding ribonuclease J; its protein translation is MTVKVGFLGGLGDVGRNCASIEIDGKLALIDCGLMFPEEHMLGVDLVLPDFSSVVARADDLQCVILTHGHEDHVGALSYLLPQVNVPVYGTPLAIAFARSRIEEAGIEADLRPVPTGEWVEHGPFKFELVAVSHSIPQGAGIAFDTPEGIVVHSGDFKLDPSPIDGIPTDLPEFAALGRRGVRLLLSDSTNAEVPGFVPSESTLAQPLYEIVIETKGRLVAACFASHIHRVQQIVDAAVDAGRFVGFMGRSMLRNVPTAEELGLIRLPKGAVLPLDELFNKPAEQTAIICTGSQGEPFAALSLMAVGEHRSVTIGEGDTVLISAKPIPGNETKVSRVINGLLKRGARVYHGNNARVHVSGHAAADELKTFINVVRPQALVPVHGEYRHLRAHASLAEDMGVPTVTLCEDGDVVVLDGDRTRVDRGAFPSGYVYVDGLEVAGSQGIIRDRRHLSEDGVIVVTLIVDPRSGEIVRGPDLESHGFMDDPTEVFERCARSIRDSVASIEHPVDLEQVQRKVISTVNRITKAESGGRAVVIPVVLGI
- the trxA gene encoding thioredoxin, producing the protein MSNVKDIDQTQFGQAVLQRSHEVAVVVDFWAEWCQPCKALGPILERVAADHADRVDLVKVDIDANPELASQFGVQSIPFVLAFKDGQPVANFTGALPESSVRSWVDQLLPTEMDLLADQARDLAFDGDGPAAEALYREVLDQVPDHQEAATSLASILIARGETDEALIVLGRLPRTAEVERLEAAARVTAAQGTDVGDLERRLAATPDDHALRIELGQALAARGEYEPALDHLLAVVRDAPDHRDEARQGMIDVFGLLGPEHPLTSTYRRALANALY
- the dapB gene encoding 4-hydroxy-tetrahydrodipicolinate reductase is translated as MIRVAVSGAAGRMGVLVCQAVAEADDLDLVVAFDPSHADETIAGITVTDDTDAVGEADVVVEFTVPTIVLDNLARWRVLGVHAVVGTSGFDEARLTELGGRWGSGPPNCLVVPNFSIGAVLMMRFAEEASAHLPDAEIVEMHHQDKVDAPSGTAIATAGRMGRSAGADPPEIHSVRLPGIVARQDVIFGGVGETLTISHETTDRRSFMPGVLLAVRRVAGLPEPVTVGLEAVL